In Mus pahari chromosome 12, PAHARI_EIJ_v1.1, whole genome shotgun sequence, the genomic window GAGCCCTTTTcactttgttgtttgtttgtttgtcatttgtttttttctgtatgtaaCAATACTGGATGTCCTGGAGTttgttttgtagaccaagctagccttgaactcagaaagatcttgtctctgtcttctgagtgctgtgattaaaggcatatgccaccatgctaaGCAATGAAGCAATTAATTtagttttttccttctctttatttttctttcttttcttttcttttcttttcttttcttttcttttcttttcttttttcttttcttttcttttctttttttcttttttcttttttttcaagacagggtttcttctatatagccctggctgtcctggaactcactttgtagaccaggctggcctcgaactcagaaatctgcctgtctctgcctcctggatgctgggattaaaggcatgtgccaccaagcccaacctttcttatttttctttattcttttcacaCTAgagacaaggttggccttgaactcagaaaggtacctgtgtttttattgctgttttgttgCCAATGTCATGATTTTTCAACTTTAAGTTATTGCTTAATAAGcaatataaatgttattttcagaaaaaaaaaagcaggtgggGAAAAAGGCAATGTTGGGTTTTCTGGAATGAGCTTTGACAAATTACTCAACATATTAGTATAGAGGTTTTTCTTCTAGTAAATAGTAGACTATACCTAGGTAGTTGATatgtcatacacataaaaagtctCTTTCACATAGACCCCTGAGTCTTAAGAgaagctatttttaattaatagcttctaggagaaagaaaataagtttttctAAGCAGGATGATTTGGGGCATATTAATCATATTCTAGGGTAAGTCTCAAGCCCACAGTCAAAACAAACTAGACTCCATATTTTATctattaatctctctctctctctctccttctttctgtcttttagaaagaaaaaacatgaaattgGATGGGTGTGTTAGGTACGAGGGAGAGCAAAatcaatatgaataaaatatatggttttcttaaaggataaataaaacattattaaaataaatttaaaacaagtttAAGCTTTCCTTAGTAAGCCTGGCAGATCATGTATTTCTAGgaagatatttcattttatatttgcaattttttttgAGTATCATGATTcacttgtattctttttttaaaaattattttattagatattttcttcatttacatttcaaatttatttcatgAAAACATAGTTTAGATATTTaggatttttataaaatttctgcCTTATACTTGAATGaaatatcaatttttattaactctttggGCATATCAATAATTTCCTATGGAGTTAGTGAAGGTTTTAGTATTCATAATGACCTTTAAACAGGAGAATTACTTCACAAAACAGACAGTTTTAATAAATACAATGTTATATGTGTTGAACAAATTAGCAAATGGAAATGTTAAATTCCATTAGGCTTTAATCTTACACAATCATTTATAACTAAAAATTGACCACCAAAACACAGATTATTTAGTGAAGAGAATTTGATATTAAGATTACTGACACTAATAAAAATCCTTTATTAGAAAGTAGAATTTCTGTTTGAACAATATCTTTGAATAGTATCTTGAAAGAGCTAAATTCAAGATAAAATTATTACAAACATATACTGCCCATCAATTGTGCTACTGAATAAAAGACTAAGATTTTTCTATGGGACCAAGAAATCTGACATTGTAAATGAAGGTTATCTTATATGAACTTTCACTCTTTGAGTTAATTGGATGTATCCAAAATTATGTCTAATAATATTGTCACATTCATGAGTATTCCTATAGTTTATTTGAATTGATCTCAGTTGCTTAGCTGCTAGAAGTACATTTTAGCATCTGTCATTTATGAACTATTTTGATTCAGGAAttcattaatttcttatttttagacTGCAAATGAATTAGCAattgaaaagattaaaatttgTTGGATTTCATCATGAAAAACATCATTTATAACTACAGATTGTCAGACCAAAATACTGGTTCTTTAGTGAAGAGAATTTGATTCTAAAATGACCAATGAAGtgattaaataaattacaaaatttaagtctaagtaaatattttatttatagatatttaagATTTTCAGCAACTTTGACCTTATTTATCATCTTCATCATTTATTAATACTATGAAGGTATTGATACTTCTAAtctcaaacaaagcaataaatgATATTACAAAGTAAATATTAGTTTGATAGGCATTTTAATAACTGTAAAATATAATGGACAAACCAAAAAGATCTAGGAAAAAGTTAAAACGCTTGAAAACTACTTAATTAATGAATCACTTCAAGTTCAAGTTGCTGAGTaagtcattttattcttttttattttaattttttatcttattttattagatattttcttttcttcttcttcttctttttttttttaacaaagaaaatgttataccCTTTTCTAGTTtaccctccaaaaactccctatcccttccaccttccccctgctcaccaacccacctactccctctttctggccctgacagtcccctatactggggcatataaccttcacaggaccaagggcctatcctcccaatgatgactgactaagccatcctctgctacatatgcagctggagtcatgagtcccaccatgtgctttctttggttggtggtttagtcctagggagctctggagattctggttaattcatattgttgttcctcctatggggctgtaaaccccttcagctccttgggtactttctctagctccttcattggagaccctgtgctttgtccaatggatggctgtgagcatccacttctgtatttatcagttacttctgtatttatcagtctcctctcaggagacaactataccaggctcctgtcagaaagatctttttggcatctacaatagtgtctggttttagtggttgtttatgggatgaatccccaggtggggcagtgtctggatggtcatttcttcagtttctgcttcacactttgtttctgtaactccttccatgggtattttgttcccctttctaagaaagaccgaagtatccacactttggtcttccttctttgtgagtttcatgtgttctgcaaattgtatcttgggtattcctagcAATTCAAATTGCTGAGTAAGTCATTATAAAGCTACTTTCACTCAGATAGCTTATGACCAAATGACCGAAACGATGCATTAACATTCTGTTGAGTAAAAAGTAGTCTGTATGAGTACAGAGGCAAACATGAAGTGAAGGTAAAACTGTACACAAGTATACCGTTAGCTTCAAAGGAGTGGAAAATTTAAGCAAAGACTTCTTAGAAAAAAAGTTGcaatgtttttgagattttattttatgatttgggATCAAAAGTTTtaccaataattaataaaaagctACCTTTACACATACTAACATATATTTCTAGCATTTGTAGGAATTATCAAGAACTAATTACTCCTATGACTTCTAGTACATCTAACATCTTAGATTTTGAAGTAAAACTTAATCATCTCATTTCTTTTGACAAAATTTGAATAAAGTATattgtatttctattatttaatgtTAAACATTACAAAGTTGTACTTTTTTGCCCCTTTATAAGTATCCAAAGATTTATTTGAGGTTCAAGTTCATTTTCAAAAAGCTATTCTCACAATGTTACAATCGTCTCTTCATTGTTCTTTTCATCACATTAATTACTTCCTTATTTCTCAGACTATAAATAAAGGGATTTAATAAAGGAATTACCAGAGTATAAAAAATAGCAACAGGTATATCTTTATACCCTTCATTAAGCGAACTTGGTCGAATATACATGTAGAGGAGAGACCCATAGAATATTGACACAGACAGAAAGTGGGATGCACAAGTAGATAAGGCTTTGCTTCTTCCCTCTCTCGACTTCATTNTGAATATAGTAAAAAGGATGCAGAAATAAGAAATGAGGACTATAGTAATGGTAAAAGTTtgaactgaaccagaaaagatgAGTATCATCAGTTCATTGATATAAGGGTCAACACATGAGAGTCTGTATAATGGAAGAACATCACAAAAGAAGTGCTTGATTACATGAGACCTGCAGAAAGTTAACCTGAACAAGAACCCTATGTGAATCATGGAATGTAGGTTTCCTGCTATGTAGGCTCCTATGGTCATTTGAAGGCAGAGTTTCTTGGACATCATGCTGTGGTACTGCAGTGGGTTGCatatggccacatagcggtcataggccattgcTGCCAGAAGAAAGCAGNCTGNAGTTTCagcaagacagagaaaatagaacTGTGCCATGCACTCATAGAGAGAAATCCTTCTGTCCACAGAAAAGAAGTTCTCTAGCATCTTGGGAGTGATGGCACAGGAGCANCAGGAGTCCATCAGAGCCAGGTTGCCCAGAAagatgtacatgggtgtgtggagacTAGGTGCCATGTAGATCAAGGCCACCAGCCCAAGATTCCCCACCATGGTAACCAGATAGATGGCAGAGAACAGTAAGAACAGAGGTGTCTTCAAGTCTGGGTAATCTGAGAATCCTATGAGGATGAACTCTGTTGTCAAGGAGTAGTTGTCCTCAGTCATTTTCAGCTTCTCTGTTGACAATGGATAGGGATGTCAGATTGCAGGTGTGGTCTGATTATTTCCCACTTTGCTTTATATACCAGACAGAGAATTCCTTTTTCAAACATTACCTACTGTCTTTGCAATGAATCTCTTTTATTTTGCAGAGTTCTTTTTTCCTTAAAGCATTACCATCTTTGAGTGTTAAAATTCTTTGAACTACTTGATACTTCCATGGTATAGATAAGTAAATTGAAAAAGGCCAATTGTGCTAATTTGATGGTCTTCATATGTGTACATTTCTATAATCAGAACATCCAATGAAGATGGTGAAAATTTCTTTATTCTAATAACTAAGTGCAATGTATAAAGTTAGGTAAGATAGAAATTTTAATGTAGTTTTTTGCTTCACTTAGCAGAGTATTTTGTGATCTTACATATATTCTAAAATCTCATCCTTTCAGAAAGTCATATTAATTATTGTGTTATACCTCCCTCTACTTTCATATAACTTTCCCTTATTCAGAAGAACAAAAATGGGGTGAAATGTAGAAAGAATAGAAATGGTAAGTAATATATTTAGCAGCAAATGTTACAAGTAGAAATAAGATAGAATACCTCTTCCACCTCTTCCACCTCTTCCACCTCTTACCTGATTTTACTGAGAATATTTTTCTCAATACTTTTCTGGAAACATATATAGacataaaaattttatgttactcagatttggtttgttgttttatttgttttatttttttccattactCTTACTTCCtcccaatattttaaaatcagttgTCTTACAAATATGCCAAAATTATCTTCATATCTCTCCCAGATTAAAGATATTTAAACACTATGAGATCATTTTGTATGTGAAACTGTTTAACCAAATTTTAACTCAATTTCCTAGACCAAACCAGTGTCATATTTTGAATAATGGGGCACATTATCATCAAGTAACAAGATGCACAATTTCTTCTGcataatttcttaatttatctcttttcatttttcttacacATGTCTCAATAATTTTAACTATACTTAAAGCATTTTGAGGCATATTGCTACAGAATTATAAAGATGatgatttaaaagaagaaattatccCAATCCTAACTCCTGTCAGTGATCTTGACCAGGTGATCATATTTTCTAAATCCTAATAATGAATCCAAGTGACAGCTTTCCTTTTCTCATAACATTATTACCTTGAAGAAGACTCTTGATGATGCAGTTTTCTTGAAGTCGTCTACAACATCTGCTTCTCACAGTCAAGGAACTGGGGAAGACCTGAATGAGGAGAAAATATTGCCAAATATattgtattgaaaaaaaatttaaagaaagaagttaatttGATAAAAAAGAAACGAAAAGGAAGATAATAGCCCTTATACCTCTTGCCTGATTTTACTGAGAGTATTTTTCTCAGGATATTCTTTGCTTTGTGGTACAAGTGTCAGAActtatgaatatatgtgtatccTTCTCTAACATTTTTTCATCAGCATTAAAATCCCAGGGGTGATGTATAAGTCCATGTTAGTAATTATGCCC contains:
- the LOC110329927 gene encoding olfactory receptor Olfr180-like → MTEDNYSLTTEFILIGFSDYPDLKTPLFLLFSAIYLVTMVGNLGLVALIYMAPSLHTPMYIFLGNLALMDSXCSCAITPKMLENFFSVDRRISLYECMAQFYFLCLAETXXCFLLAAMAYDRYVAICNPLQYHSMMSKKLCLQMTIGAYIAGNLHSMIHIGFLFRLTFCRSHVIKHFFCDVLPLYRLSCVDPYINELMILIFSGSVQTFTITIVLISYFCILFTIFXMKSREGRSKALSTCASHFLSVSIFYGSLLYMYIRPSSLNEGYKDIPVAIFYTLVIPLLNPFIYSLRNKEVINVMKRTMKRRL